One window from the genome of Papilio machaon chromosome 6, ilPapMach1.1, whole genome shotgun sequence encodes:
- the LOC106710964 gene encoding peroxidase, with amino-acid sequence MSNYFICLLIISGYVNYGLSVYYESYSGTPVSLEEVKKHDKQNNTFWCINQIEPCVTDEWRRVDGSCNNLRQPARGAPHTPTYRLLPPVYDKNFEKRTSKSGQSLPLERFLRTTLVAMGKLPDQKFTTLSTNFLVFMTADVLSLHDTVKFILWKPYCCLAKGKTDSDCVPNKIPDDDPVHRFSDVRCLNMTRPESFQSIGCIKHGTVPERIISATPTFDLSPVYSSSSKLLSEKGRLFKGGLLKYEVEEGRIWPPSVKTGLGVCFLNQRPQEGRCHDTPEDGANSLAGVNLMTIWLWRQHNFIATALSKINPCWNDDRLFYTARDINIAIVMQIFYYELLPALFGYENLLKDGVLSYTNGFRDSYNENLIPQISLEFPFVLRWFHTTQEGDMKLFDTQGHYLRKVPIVNLTLRTGFFGVDDNIDYVTQGNFRQGTAKADYIVDPDVVNIGLGPHQRATDLLTNDLAKNRLFGFPPYIKYRELCFKQSFKTFDDLLQAIDPERAELLRQVYENIEDIDLIAGIWLEKLIPGGHVPPTLYCVVVEQLLRVITSDRHWYERPNRPNAFTFEQLLEIRKATVARLLCDVGDKVTHIQRRAFYRITNKNPLYSCKSIESVNLWAWKDPKCNGPQFGPLYGPANLFHN; translated from the exons atgtcaaattattttatttgtttacttataATTAGTGGTTATGTTAACTACGGACTTTCTGTGTACTATGAGTCGTACTCGGGTACTCCtgttagtctggaagaagtgAAAAAACATGACAAGCAGAATAATACGTT ttggTGCATAAACCAAATCGAGCCATGTGTGACTGATGAGTGGCGGCGTGTGGACGGTTCATGCAACAACCTGCGCCAGCCCGCCCGGGGCGCCCCGCACACGCCTACCTATAGACTACTGCCACCTGTATACGATAAAA atTTTGAAAAACGAACGTCAAAGTCCGGTCAGTCATTGCCTCTTGAGAGGTTCCTAAGAACAACGTTGGTAGCTATGGGCAAGCTACCTGACCAGAAATTCACGACGCTCTCTACCAATTTTCTAGTTTTTATGACTGCAGATGTTTTATCTTTGCACGATACAG tGAAATTTATCTTATGGAAACCTTACTGTTGCCTGGCCAAAGGCAAAACGGACAGTGATTGCGTACCTAACAAAATACCCGATGACGACCCTGTACATCGTTTCTCCGATGTAAGGTGCTTGAATATGACGAGGCCTGAATCTTTTCAATCTATTGGGTGTATCAAACATGGTACAGTTCCTGAAAGG ATAATATCAGCAACACCAACATTTGATCTATCACCAGTGTATAGCAGTAGTTCAAAGTTACTATCTGAAAAGGGACGTCTTTTCAAAGGTGGTTTATTGAAGTACGAAGTGGAAGAAGGAAGAATCTGGCCACCGAGTGTTAAAACTGGATTGGGAGTTTGTTTCTTGAATCAGAGGCCGCAAGAAGGACGATGCCATGACACTC CTGAAGATGGCGCTAACAGCTTAGCTGGTGTAAATCTAATGACCATCTGGCTATGGAGGCAGCATAACTTTATTGCCACGGCGTTGTCTAAAATTAACCCATGCTGGAATGATGATAGACTTTTTTATACAGCGCGCGACATCAACATTGCTATTGTTATGCAAATATTCTATTATGAATTGTTACCAGCATTATTtg gttATGAAAATCTTCTCAAAGACGGTGTTCTTTCTTACACAAATGGATTTAGAGATTCCTACAATGAGAATCTTATCCCTCAAATATCACTGGAGTTTCCATTTGTTCTTCGTTGGTTTCACACTACTCAGGAAGGGGATATGAA GTTATTTGATACTCAAGGGCACTATTTAAGAAAGGTTCCTATTGTAAATCTTACTCTAAGAACCGGTTTCTTTGGTGTAGATGACAACATAGATTATGTCACACAAGGCAACTTCAGACAAGGCACTGCGAAAGCTGACTATATTGTAGATCCCGAT GTAGTCAACATTGGTTTAGGACCGCACCAGAGAGCGACTGACCTTCTGACTAATGATTTAGCAAAGAATCGGCTGTTCGGTTTTCCGCCTTATATCAAATACAGAGAGTTATGCTTCAAACAATCTTTCAAAACATTTGACGATCTACTGCAAGCTATAGATCCAGAA aGAGCGGAGTTACTTAGACAGGTGTATGAGAATATTGAAGATATTGACCTTATAGCTGGCATTTGGCTGGAGAAACTGATCCCTGGTGGCCACGTGCCACCCACTCTGTACTGCGTTGTGGTGGAGCAGCTGCTGAGGGTTATCACATCGGACAGGCATTGGTACGAGAGACCTAATCGGCCAAACGCATTCACTTTCG AACAACTGTTGGAGATAAGGAAGGCGACGGTGGCGCGGCTGCTCTGCGACGTCGGAGATAAAGTGACGCACATACAGCGACGTGCTTTTTACAGGATCACTAACAA aaatCCGCTGTACAGCTGTAAGAGCATTGAGTCTGTGAACCTTTGGGCTTGGAAGGATCCCAAATGTAATGGACCACAATTTGGTCCGCTGTACGGCCCAGCTAATCTTTTTCacaactaa